A section of the Pseudorasbora parva isolate DD20220531a chromosome 2, ASM2467924v1, whole genome shotgun sequence genome encodes:
- the LOC137049762 gene encoding uncharacterized protein, with product MTTPTPSATPFADIITSLAALHQEQHQSMLELRADQERRFEAIVRGQQEDRERFRSWIDREVRTEAAGLASAPVHVPLHKMGPQDDPEAFIDLFQKAAEACGWPRAQWPVRLIPLLTGEAQAAAQQLPVANLLDYEDLKRAIIQRVGRTPEQHRQRFRSLEWGETGRPFAMAHQLRDACRKWLLAGGSDVDHIVDLVVLEQFITRLPKKTAEWVQCHRPTSLTTAINLAEDHLVACPGVGEPRLTSPSLSPPSVSPSHPVPLPRSRPPGPPRIPPRGRGGMGPGQYGSSRAPPRGAGLLGSGGDNGSGSTPPPRSYSNPQGRRAGLGWPAGGAATRTILWTDVQ from the coding sequence atgactacaccaacgccctccgccacgccgtttgcggacattatcacctctctcgcggccctccaccaggaacaacatcagtccatgctggagctgcgggcggaccaggagcgccgattcgaggccatcgtccgcggccagcaagaggaccgcgagaggttccggagctggatagaccgggaggttcgcaccgaagccgccgggctcgccagcgcaccggtccacgtgcccctacacaagatggggccacaagacgatcccgaggccttcattgatctgtttcaaaaagcagcggaggcctgcgggtggccccgggcacagtggccggtgcgccttatTCCACTGCTCaccggagaagcccaggcggccgcccaacaactgccggtggcgaacctcctggattacgaagatctgaagagggccatcatccagcgggtcggtcggacccccgaacagcaccgtcagcggttccgctcgctggagtggggggagaccggccggcccttcgcgatggcccaccagctccgggacgcctgccgcaaatggctattggccggtggaagcgacgtggaccacatcgtcgatctggtggtactggagcagttcatcactcggctaccgaagaagaccgccgagtgggtccagtgccaccggcccacgtcgctgacgacggccatcaacctggcggaggaccatctggtggcgtgcccgggggtcggcgaaccccgactaacctctccctctctctctcccccctctgtctctccttctcaccctgtccctctccctaggtcccgccctccagggccccctcgcattccccccagaggtcggggtggaatgggcccagggcagtacgggagttcgagggccccgcccaggggggcggggctgctggggtcgggcggggataacggttccggttccaccccccctccACGCTCATATTCCAAcccgcaggggcggcgggcaggcctgggctggcctgctggcggtgcggcgacccggaccattttgtggaccgatgtccaatga
- the LOC137089741 gene encoding uncharacterized protein, with product MADKCDLCLLGLIVLSSLPSGSSGWEDVFISSGGNVRLSCNNALSDCTSTTWTYDNIVTYSYRFRRSAAVELINGGIKNKDTERHESLSLGSDCSLNINNVTIEDHGYYTCQQFVNGQRQGLDARVLLHVLHASSSQTEISPGRSVSLSCQLYSDDGYSCDYLVYSEDIKLLWVNQAGVDLQTDSRYQISAPDRCNITLTTTLLNEDHNREWRCEVTQRKQLKTSVTYTVKYSSRAVDSSTLIPVSSSNSQKKSSPTTSAAPTQDPGETEVSVTAALLIRVIVSIVEMAVFAAPTVILLQIICARRAGRKDSQRPEEIEMPTILQENTAELERD from the exons ATGGCTGATAAGTGTGATCTGTGTCTGCTGGGACTGATCGTTCTCTCTTCTCTTCCCTCAG gATCCAGTGGATGGGAGGATGTGTTCATCAGTTCTGGTGGAAATGTCCGTCTGTCCTGTAATAATGCTCTTTCTGACTGCACATCAACTACATGGACCTACGATAACATAGTGACCTACTCTTACAGATTCAGACGTTCAGCAGCCGTTGAACTGATTAATGGAGGGATAAAGAATAAAGACACAGAGAGACATGAGAGTCTGAGTCTGGGGTCTGACTGCTCTCTGAACATCAACAACGTCACAATAGAAGATCATGGATATTACACCTGCCAACAATTTGTGAATGGACAGAGACAAGGACTTGATGCTCGTGTTCTTCTGCATGTTCTTCATG cttcatcctcTCAGACTGAGATCAGTCCAGGCCGCTCTGTGTCTCTCTCCTGCCAGTTGTATTCAGATGATGGATACTCCTGTGATTATTTGGTCTATTCTGAGGATATTAAGCTGCTGTGGGTGAATCAGGCTGGTGTTGATCTTCAGACAGACTCCAGATATCAGATATCAGCTCCAGATCGCTGTAACATCACTCTGACTACAACACTTCTGAATGAAGATCACAACAGAGAGTGGAGATGTGAAGTTACTCAGAGAAAACAACTCAAGACCTCAGTCACATACACTGTCAAGT ATTCATCTCGTGCAGTCGATTCATCAACACTGATTCCAGTCAGCAGCTCAAACTCTCAGAAGAAATCAAGCCCAACTACATCAGCAGCTCCTACACAAG ATCCAGGAGAAACTGAAGTCAGTGTGACTGCTGCATTATTAATCAGAG TGATTGTGAGTATTGTTGAGATGGCAGTGTTTGCTGCTCCTACTGTGATTCTTCTTCAGATCATCTGTGCAAGAAGAGCTG GGAGGAAGGACTCGCAGCGGCCAGAGGAAATAGAGATGCCTACAATATTACAAGAAAATACTGCTGAGCTGGAGCGAGATTAA